One Brassica napus cultivar Da-Ae chromosome A5, Da-Ae, whole genome shotgun sequence DNA window includes the following coding sequences:
- the LOC125608929 gene encoding B3 domain-containing protein REM19-like, which translates to MNMDSAQNEFNKRARLFEDRQKEETRVTHPLIPKSNAPLNEGYEGSTTTQSLFTDSKPEETPKIPKKRGRKKKNPNPEEINSSTPENSSKFYKSASDRKRTVTAEERERAISAAKTYEPTNPFFRVVLRPSYLYRGCIMYLPSGFAEKYLSGIAGFIKLQLGEKQWPVRCLYKAGRAKFSQGWYEFTLENNIGEGDVCVFELLRTRDFVLKVTAFRVTQYV; encoded by the exons ATGAACATGGATTCTGCACAAAATGAGTTCAACAAACGCGCTCGATTGTTTGAAGACCGTCAAAAAGAAGAGACGAGGGTCACTCATCCATTGATCCCTAAATCTAATGCACCCCTGAATGAAGGGTATGAGGGTTCTACCACCACCCAGAGCTTGTTCACTGATTCTAAACCTGAAGAGACTCCGAAAATACCTAAGAAGAgaggaaggaagaagaagaatcctAATCCCG AGGAAATAAACTCGTCGACTCCGGAGAACAGCTCAAAGTTCTACAAGAGTGCTTCTGATAGAAAGAGAACTGTAACTGctgaggaaagagagagagccaTCAGTGCAGCCAAAACGTACGAGCCGACCAATCCTTTCTTTAGAGTTGTTCTGCGACCATCGTATCTGTACAGAGGCTGCATCATG tACTTGCCTTCTGGGTTTGCTGAGAAGTACCTGAGCGGGATAGCTGGTTTCATCAAGCTTCAGCTCGGGGAGAAACAATGGCCAGTGAGGTGCCTTTACAAAGCAGGGAGGGCCAAGTTTAGCCAAGGATGGTATGAGTTCACACTCGAGAATAATATAGGTGAAGGAGATGTTTGTGTGTTCGAGCTTCTCAGAACTCGAGATTTCGTTCTGAAAGTCACCGCCTTTCGCGTCACTCAGTACGTGTGA